A region from the Paenibacillus humicola genome encodes:
- the add gene encoding adenosine deaminase — MLTSVHEEQKRRMAAFPKVDLHVHLDGSVRPEMLLALARERKLALPADTPEALLAYMTVPDDCESLRDYLKTFDFVLPFMQDGEALERIACDLVRQAAEERCLYMEVRFAPQLHTAGGMTPDAAIAHVLSGLRQGEAEFGVASRAIAICMRHHDADVNRPVVEAAARFRDRGVVAVDLAGDEASFPASRFRGLFGLAAGLGLPVTIHAGEAAGPDNVREAVERLGARRIGHGVRLTQDRSVLELVKARRIPLEMCPVSNLQTKAVELWRDYPLPDFLREGLAVTVNTDNRTVSGTTLTREYLTLMERCGLAEHDIAGLVRGALDAAFAGEDVKTPLRRKMNEAFVELGL; from the coding sequence GTGTTGACGTCCGTTCATGAGGAGCAAAAGCGAAGAATGGCCGCATTTCCGAAGGTCGACCTTCATGTCCATCTGGACGGAAGCGTGCGGCCGGAAATGCTGCTGGCGCTTGCCCGGGAGCGGAAGCTCGCTCTTCCCGCCGACACTCCGGAGGCGCTGCTTGCCTATATGACCGTCCCGGACGACTGCGAAAGTCTGCGGGACTACTTGAAAACCTTCGATTTCGTGCTGCCGTTCATGCAGGACGGCGAGGCGCTGGAGCGCATCGCCTGCGATCTTGTCCGGCAGGCTGCGGAGGAGCGCTGCCTGTACATGGAGGTGCGCTTTGCGCCGCAGCTGCATACCGCTGGCGGCATGACGCCGGACGCGGCGATCGCCCATGTGCTGAGCGGTCTGCGGCAGGGCGAAGCGGAATTCGGCGTCGCGAGCCGGGCGATCGCGATCTGCATGCGGCATCACGATGCCGATGTGAACCGTCCGGTCGTGGAGGCGGCCGCCCGGTTCCGGGACCGCGGCGTTGTCGCCGTCGATCTGGCCGGGGACGAAGCGTCGTTCCCGGCATCGCGGTTCCGCGGCTTGTTCGGGCTGGCGGCCGGGCTCGGGCTCCCGGTCACGATCCACGCAGGCGAAGCGGCCGGGCCGGACAATGTCCGCGAGGCGGTGGAACGGCTGGGCGCCCGGCGGATCGGCCACGGCGTACGGCTGACGCAGGACCGGTCCGTGCTTGAGCTCGTCAAAGCGCGGCGCATCCCGCTCGAAATGTGCCCGGTCAGCAATCTGCAGACCAAGGCGGTGGAGCTGTGGAGGGACTACCCGCTGCCGGATTTTTTGCGCGAAGGGCTTGCCGTGACGGTCAATACGGACAACCGGACCGTCTCGGGCACGACGCTAACGCGCGAATATTTGACGCTCATGGAACGGTGCGGACTTGCCGAGCACGACATTGCCGGTCTGGTCCGCGGCGCGCTGGACGCGGCATTTGCCGGCGAGGACGTGAAAACGCCGCTGCGGCGAAAAATGAACGAAGCGTTCGTGGAGCTTGGGCTGTAA